From a single Gemmatimonadales bacterium genomic region:
- the fusA gene encoding elongation factor G — MARTTPLSRYRNIGIMAHIDAGKTTTTERILYYTGKSHKIGEVHDGAATMDWMEQEQERGITITSAATTCFWTRNGEEYRINIIDTPGHVDFTAEVERSLRVLDGAVTLLDSVAGVEPQTETVWRQADRYGVPRIIFSNKMDRVGANFDRCLQMIRDRLTRKAFPLQLPVGSGETFTGHIDLLRQVEIVFNDETMGKTFTEMPIPEAFQEQVAKYRHELIEAAVEHEEELLEKYLDGVEPTLEEIMGAIRRATINGWIVPVLCGASFKNKGVQALLDSVIDFLPAPSDIPPIKGHLPLHDDTQVERIASDDESFSALAFKIMTDPYVGRLTYFRVYSGSIKSGSYVYNSTKDKRERIGRLLQMHANKREEIEEVLAGDIAAAIGLKDTRTGDTLSDEDKPVILEAMKFPNPVIDVAIEPKTKADQDKMGIALNKLAEEDPTFKVRSDAETGQTIIAGMGELHLEILVDRMKREFKVEANVGRPQVAFRETIRKKVTQVEGKFVRQSGGKGQYGHVVIDLEPAEAGTGFHFEDKIVGGVIPREFIKPVEAGIREALENGVLAGYPVVDVKVALVFGSYHDVDSSEMAFKIAGSMAFKEACKQAGPIILEPIMEVEVVTPGDYLGDVIGDLSSRRGKVGGMTQRGENQVVASEVPLSEMFGYSTNLRSMSQGRAVYSMQFDHYEQVPKAVEEQIVAKTKK; from the coding sequence ATGGCTCGTACCACACCGCTCAGTCGCTATCGCAACATCGGCATCATGGCGCACATCGATGCCGGCAAGACGACGACGACCGAGCGCATCCTCTACTACACCGGCAAGAGTCACAAGATCGGTGAGGTCCATGACGGCGCGGCCACCATGGACTGGATGGAGCAGGAGCAGGAGCGGGGTATCACGATTACCTCTGCTGCGACGACCTGCTTCTGGACTCGCAACGGTGAAGAGTACCGGATCAACATCATCGACACCCCCGGCCACGTGGACTTCACGGCCGAGGTCGAGCGCTCGCTGCGCGTGCTCGACGGTGCGGTGACGTTGCTGGATTCGGTGGCGGGTGTTGAGCCGCAGACCGAGACGGTCTGGCGTCAGGCGGATCGCTATGGCGTTCCGCGGATCATCTTTTCGAACAAGATGGACCGGGTCGGTGCCAACTTCGATCGCTGTCTGCAGATGATTCGCGATCGGCTGACGCGGAAGGCATTTCCCCTGCAGCTGCCGGTCGGTTCTGGTGAGACCTTCACCGGGCACATCGATCTGCTGCGCCAGGTCGAGATCGTCTTCAATGACGAGACCATGGGCAAGACCTTCACCGAGATGCCGATTCCCGAGGCATTTCAGGAGCAGGTTGCCAAGTATCGCCATGAGCTGATCGAGGCGGCGGTCGAGCATGAGGAGGAGTTGCTCGAGAAGTACCTCGATGGTGTCGAGCCCACACTGGAAGAGATCATGGGTGCGATTCGCCGCGCCACGATCAACGGTTGGATCGTCCCGGTGCTGTGTGGCGCGTCCTTCAAGAACAAGGGTGTCCAGGCGCTGCTCGATTCGGTGATCGACTTCCTGCCGGCGCCGTCGGACATTCCGCCGATCAAGGGTCACCTGCCGTTGCATGACGACACCCAGGTCGAGCGGATCGCGTCGGACGACGAGTCCTTCTCGGCGCTGGCGTTCAAGATCATGACCGATCCGTACGTCGGTCGCCTGACCTATTTCCGGGTCTACTCGGGATCGATCAAGTCGGGCAGCTACGTCTATAACAGCACCAAGGACAAGCGCGAGCGGATCGGTCGCTTGCTGCAGATGCATGCCAACAAGCGGGAAGAGATCGAAGAGGTGCTGGCCGGCGATATCGCGGCGGCCATCGGTCTCAAGGATACGCGCACGGGCGACACGCTGTCCGACGAGGACAAGCCGGTCATTCTCGAGGCGATGAAGTTCCCGAATCCCGTCATCGACGTCGCGATCGAGCCCAAGACCAAGGCCGACCAGGACAAGATGGGCATTGCGCTCAACAAGCTGGCCGAGGAAGACCCGACCTTCAAGGTGCGCAGCGACGCCGAGACGGGTCAGACGATCATCGCCGGAATGGGCGAGCTCCATCTGGAAATCCTGGTCGACCGGATGAAGCGGGAGTTCAAGGTTGAAGCGAATGTCGGCCGTCCGCAGGTAGCCTTTCGCGAGACCATTCGCAAAAAGGTCACGCAGGTCGAAGGCAAGTTCGTGCGGCAGTCGGGCGGTAAGGGTCAGTATGGCCACGTGGTCATCGACCTCGAGCCGGCCGAGGCGGGCACCGGCTTCCATTTCGAGGACAAGATCGTGGGTGGTGTGATCCCGCGTGAGTTCATCAAGCCGGTCGAGGCGGGTATCCGCGAGGCGCTCGAGAACGGCGTGCTGGCCGGGTATCCGGTGGTGGACGTCAAGGTGGCGCTGGTTTTCGGCAGCTACCACGACGTCGACAGCTCGGAAATGGCGTTCAAGATCGCGGGCTCGATGGCGTTCAAGGAGGCCTGTAAGCAGGCTGGTCCGATCATCCTCGAGCCGATCATGGAAGTCGAAGTCGTCACGCCGGGCGATTACCTGGGTGACGTCATCGGCGACCTGTCGAGCCGGCGCGGTAAAGTCGGTGGCATGACGCAGCGAGGCGAGAACCAGGTGGTCGCCTCGGAGGTACCGCTTTCAGAGATGTTCGGGTACTCGACCAACCTGCGCAGCATGAGTCAGGGCCGGGCGGTGTACTCGATGCAGTTCGACCACTACGAGCAGGTGCCGAAGGCGGTCGAAGAGCAAATCGTAGCCAAGACCAAGAAATAA
- the rpsG gene encoding 30S ribosomal protein S7 yields MSRRNKAIRRPLPPDPRYDSQTVSKFLNAIMYEGKKSLAERVFYGAMDLIEERTGQPGVTVFKQAVANAKPAVEVKSRRVGGASLQVPVEVRPERRTALAMRWIIQYSRARTEKTMSERLAAELILASKGEGNTIKKKEDTHKMAEANRAFAHYRW; encoded by the coding sequence GTGAGTCGGCGTAACAAGGCAATCCGGCGGCCGTTGCCGCCCGATCCGCGGTATGACAGCCAGACGGTTTCCAAGTTCCTCAATGCCATCATGTATGAGGGCAAAAAGAGCTTGGCCGAGCGGGTGTTTTATGGCGCGATGGACCTGATTGAAGAGCGGACCGGGCAGCCCGGTGTGACCGTCTTCAAGCAGGCCGTGGCCAACGCGAAGCCGGCCGTCGAGGTCAAGAGCCGCCGAGTTGGCGGTGCATCGCTGCAGGTTCCGGTCGAGGTTCGTCCTGAGCGGCGGACCGCGCTGGCAATGCGTTGGATCATTCAGTACTCGCGGGCGCGCACCGAGAAGACGATGTCGGAGCGGCTGGCGGCTGAGTTGATTCTCGCATCGAAGGGCGAGGGCAACACGATCAAGAAGAAGGAAGACACGCACAAGATGGCCGAGGCCAATCGTGCGTTTGCACACTATCGCTGGTAG
- the rpsL gene encoding 30S ribosomal protein S12 has product MPTINQLVRRPRKAPVYKDKSPALKQNPFRRGVCTRVYTVTPKKPNSALRKVAKVRLSNGFEVIAYIPGEGHNLQEHSIVLIRGGRVKDLPGVRYHIVRGTLDAAGVNGRKQSRSKYGAKAPKAGAPAGGKK; this is encoded by the coding sequence ATGCCGACGATCAATCAGTTGGTGCGGCGCCCTCGGAAGGCGCCCGTATACAAAGACAAGTCTCCTGCGCTCAAGCAGAACCCGTTCCGGCGGGGCGTCTGCACGCGCGTATACACGGTTACCCCGAAGAAGCCGAACTCGGCGCTTCGGAAGGTGGCCAAAGTTCGGTTGTCCAACGGGTTTGAGGTGATTGCCTACATCCCCGGCGAAGGGCACAACCTGCAGGAGCATTCGATCGTTCTGATTCGCGGTGGTCGCGTCAAAGACTTGCCGGGCGTTCGGTACCACATCGTTCGGGGTACACTCGACGCCGCTGGGGTCAACGGCCGGAAGCAGAGCCGGTCGAAGTATGGAGCGAAGGCGCCCAAGGCTGGCGCACCGGCCGGAGGTAAGAAGTGA
- a CDS encoding CocE/NonD family hydrolase: MRPCLPVLGLFLLLIGTAESAASQEPRTFDVYTKGIHAAELVIGRAEYRIRKRNPETGAWSSPTVRPAFPVATDTAFMLPGRIRLLALQLPQLERIPWELLPAAAWPDAVTLYDRQERREVVVGGRTVQTTRWTHRDGSLPVDLIIDQAGTLVAGIDLRADVVLVRRGYEALTTVPRWQEANISPARYGYHLAERVMVPMSDGTRLATLVYLPREGKGPYPTIFVRTPYGISNLILEYWHYVARGYAVVLQAVRGTIYWDAANRSEGVWDPMINEPADGKTSLEWLVRQPWSDGQVCMQGGSYVGYTQWAVSMANNPALKCLIPESSMGTAFSDQPYWGGTIVEGIAYYVLFMLDKPILPGRSWNEILHHRPLIDLDRYATGSDIPQWKRLLTHQSNDAYWARQNWYRSTEPRRFSALQISGWFDDDFPGTEANWAMMTRYGQGPQRLVIGPWKHSYNADRRLNSYSFGPTAVREDIWLLKQQWYDRFLRNKAPSAPAPTVDYFVLGSNQWRQASAWPPAEAAATPWYLESDGQAARLRSRGHLVPEAPVTAGTPDRYRYDPANPPANWYDFDQMQRWEDVQSFPYDVKDIESRPDVVTYTSAPLEEDLTIAGNVMMVLHASTDVRDTDWWIHLADVDTSGRSNRISLGVLRARFRDLEDPVNRALGKNYESERPLSGDPGEVVEYRIALRSIANTFKKGHRIRIAVMNAMNNYSFPNSNTGADEARVTETIPGQMAIHHGGPHPSRIILPVLPRQAGLRPAPTP, translated from the coding sequence ATGCGTCCTTGCCTGCCTGTTCTCGGCCTGTTCCTCCTGCTGATCGGAACCGCAGAGTCTGCGGCTTCCCAAGAGCCCCGGACCTTCGATGTCTACACCAAGGGGATTCACGCGGCCGAGCTGGTCATCGGCAGGGCAGAGTACCGAATCCGGAAGCGAAACCCGGAAACCGGGGCCTGGTCCTCACCCACGGTGCGGCCCGCATTTCCGGTGGCAACCGACACGGCGTTCATGCTGCCGGGCCGGATCCGGCTCCTCGCGCTGCAGCTCCCCCAGCTGGAGCGGATCCCCTGGGAGCTCTTGCCCGCGGCCGCCTGGCCCGACGCCGTCACGCTGTACGACCGGCAGGAACGGCGGGAGGTCGTGGTCGGCGGGCGCACCGTCCAGACCACCCGCTGGACCCATCGCGACGGCAGCCTGCCGGTCGATCTGATCATCGACCAGGCCGGCACGCTGGTCGCAGGAATCGACCTCAGAGCCGACGTGGTCCTGGTCCGGAGGGGCTACGAGGCACTCACCACCGTGCCGCGATGGCAAGAGGCAAACATCTCCCCGGCACGCTACGGCTATCACCTTGCCGAGCGCGTCATGGTACCGATGAGCGACGGCACCCGACTGGCGACTCTCGTCTACCTGCCTCGGGAGGGCAAGGGCCCCTACCCTACCATTTTCGTTCGGACCCCCTACGGCATCAGCAATCTGATCCTCGAGTACTGGCACTACGTCGCGCGCGGCTACGCCGTGGTGCTTCAAGCCGTCCGCGGCACGATCTACTGGGATGCCGCGAATCGCTCCGAAGGGGTCTGGGATCCGATGATCAACGAACCGGCCGACGGCAAGACAAGCCTCGAGTGGCTGGTCCGTCAGCCCTGGTCCGATGGTCAGGTCTGCATGCAGGGCGGCTCGTACGTCGGGTACACCCAGTGGGCCGTCTCGATGGCCAACAACCCGGCCCTCAAGTGTCTGATTCCAGAGAGCTCGATGGGCACCGCCTTCAGCGACCAACCCTATTGGGGCGGAACCATCGTCGAAGGCATTGCCTACTACGTCCTCTTCATGCTCGACAAGCCCATTCTCCCCGGTCGGAGCTGGAACGAGATTCTCCACCATCGGCCGCTGATCGACCTGGACCGCTACGCGACCGGCAGCGACATACCGCAATGGAAGCGGCTGCTCACGCACCAGTCCAACGATGCCTACTGGGCCCGACAGAACTGGTACCGGTCGACCGAGCCGCGCCGCTTCTCCGCGCTCCAGATCAGCGGGTGGTTCGATGACGACTTCCCGGGCACCGAAGCGAACTGGGCCATGATGACACGGTACGGCCAGGGACCGCAGCGCCTCGTCATCGGCCCCTGGAAGCACAGCTACAACGCCGACCGGAGGCTCAACAGCTACAGCTTCGGCCCGACCGCCGTTCGCGAGGACATCTGGCTGCTCAAGCAGCAATGGTACGATCGTTTCCTGCGCAACAAGGCGCCCTCAGCACCGGCGCCCACCGTCGACTACTTCGTGCTGGGCAGCAACCAGTGGCGCCAGGCCAGCGCCTGGCCGCCCGCCGAAGCCGCAGCGACGCCATGGTATCTCGAAAGCGACGGCCAGGCGGCCCGACTGCGCAGCCGGGGCCACCTCGTGCCGGAGGCCCCGGTGACAGCCGGCACGCCCGACCGCTATCGCTACGACCCGGCCAACCCGCCGGCGAACTGGTATGACTTCGATCAGATGCAGCGGTGGGAGGACGTCCAGAGTTTCCCGTATGACGTCAAGGACATCGAGTCGCGCCCCGATGTCGTGACCTACACCTCAGCGCCGCTGGAGGAGGACCTGACGATTGCCGGAAACGTGATGATGGTGCTGCACGCCTCGACCGACGTACGCGACACCGACTGGTGGATTCACCTCGCTGATGTCGACACCAGCGGCCGATCCAACCGCATCTCGCTCGGTGTGCTGAGGGCACGGTTCCGTGACCTCGAGGACCCGGTCAATCGGGCGCTGGGCAAGAACTATGAGTCTGAGCGGCCGCTGTCGGGCGACCCCGGCGAGGTTGTCGAATACCGGATCGCGTTGCGGTCGATTGCCAACACCTTCAAGAAGGGCCACCGGATCCGGATTGCCGTGATGAACGCCATGAACAACTACTCGTTCCCGAACTCCAACACCGGCGCCGACGAAGCCCGCGTGACGGAAACGATCCCGGGACAGATGGCCATCCATCACGGCGGCCCGCATCCGAGCCGGATCATCCTGCCGGTGCTACCCCGCCAGGCCGGCCTCAGGCCGGCACCAACCCCGTAG
- a CDS encoding aminotransferase class III-fold pyridoxal phosphate-dependent enzyme, protein MSESEALEREYRASHATSEALHARGLEYFAARGATHFTRARAPFGPYMVRAEGARKWDVDGHEYIDYVMGHGALMLGHGHPAVVKAVCEQALLGIHFGDNHALEIEWAELIRELMPSAERVEYFASGQEANLLAFRLARAATGRRRILRFTRHFHGWADELTAPGAPGAVNEAITVLPPGDLDAVERELVSGEYAAVMIEGGGAHLSGRIPVAPAFYRALAELARRHGTVFILDEVVTGFRDAPGGWQAVVGVRPDLTTLGKAVGAGMPCGVLVGRADLFAPLDPSIGAERLIARGGTWNAFPLSCAAGIAACRLYRDGAPQRHAAETAAELRRGANAALRDLGVSGRVYGRSICHIYLGPVDADADADDAEAPTRDWTRLVDPLRAPVYRRLDLELLTRGVASLRGEALMFSAAHQAEDVAQTVAAFRAALTAMLEDGALTATGLVPA, encoded by the coding sequence ATGAGCGAATCGGAGGCGCTGGAACGCGAGTATCGCGCCAGCCACGCAACGTCGGAGGCGCTGCACGCTCGCGGCCTCGAGTATTTCGCCGCCCGTGGCGCCACGCACTTCACCCGCGCACGCGCCCCGTTTGGCCCGTACATGGTCCGGGCCGAAGGCGCCCGCAAATGGGATGTGGACGGCCACGAATACATCGACTACGTGATGGGCCATGGCGCGCTGATGCTGGGGCATGGCCATCCCGCCGTGGTCAAGGCTGTCTGCGAACAGGCGCTCCTCGGGATTCATTTCGGCGACAATCACGCGCTCGAGATCGAATGGGCCGAGCTGATTCGCGAACTGATGCCGAGTGCGGAGCGGGTCGAGTACTTCGCGTCGGGGCAGGAAGCGAACCTGCTCGCGTTCCGGCTGGCCCGCGCAGCAACCGGCCGGCGGCGCATTCTCCGCTTCACCCGCCACTTTCATGGTTGGGCCGACGAGCTGACTGCCCCGGGTGCTCCGGGCGCCGTCAACGAGGCCATCACCGTCCTGCCACCGGGTGACCTCGACGCGGTCGAGCGTGAACTGGTATCGGGAGAGTACGCGGCGGTCATGATCGAAGGCGGCGGGGCGCATCTGTCGGGCCGGATTCCGGTTGCGCCGGCGTTTTATCGTGCGCTGGCCGAGCTGGCGCGGCGTCACGGGACGGTCTTCATCCTCGACGAGGTCGTGACCGGGTTTCGAGACGCGCCGGGGGGGTGGCAGGCAGTGGTCGGGGTTCGACCTGACCTCACGACCCTCGGCAAAGCCGTTGGCGCGGGGATGCCCTGTGGTGTGCTCGTCGGTCGGGCCGATCTGTTTGCACCGCTCGACCCGTCGATCGGCGCCGAGCGACTGATTGCCCGGGGCGGCACCTGGAACGCTTTTCCATTGAGCTGCGCAGCTGGCATCGCGGCCTGCAGGCTTTACCGGGACGGTGCGCCGCAACGTCATGCGGCGGAGACCGCGGCCGAGTTGAGGCGCGGCGCCAACGCGGCCCTTCGTGACCTCGGGGTCAGCGGCAGGGTCTATGGGCGCAGCATCTGTCACATCTATCTCGGGCCGGTGGATGCCGACGCCGACGCAGACGATGCCGAAGCGCCGACACGAGACTGGACCCGACTGGTGGATCCGCTTCGCGCTCCGGTCTATCGCCGCTTGGATCTGGAACTGCTGACTCGCGGAGTGGCCAGTCTCCGGGGCGAGGCGCTGATGTTCTCTGCTGCGCACCAGGCTGAGGACGTGGCGCAGACGGTCGCGGCGTTTCGCGCGGCTCTGACTGCCATGCTCGAGGATGGCGCGCTCACTGCTACGGGGTTGGTGCCGGCCTGA